The following nucleotide sequence is from Psychroserpens sp. Hel_I_66.
TGCGCACTTGGTCTCCATGCTGAAATTTGAAATGCGGTATATCCTGAATTTGTTAATGTAGAAATAGCTTTTGCATTAATATCATTAGCCATGTGCGCTGCATGATAACAAATAGACTTTGTAATGTACCTTTTGGTTTTGATATGTGGTGGTGATTGCGGTACTTTGATCAAGTCTGAATCTTCAACACTCCTGATGATATTTGCCATTTGCGTAATGACTTGTACAGGATAATTACCAACTGAAGTCTCTCCAGAAAGCATCACTGCATCTGCACCATCCATAACAGAATTAGCTACATCATTAACCTCTGCACGTGTTGGCGTTAAGCTTGTAATCATTGTTTCCATCATTTGGGTTGCAATAATTACTGGTATTCTAGCTCTTTTGGCTCTTAAGACTAATTGCTTTTGAACAAGTGGCACTTCTTCCGCAGGAATTTCTACACCTAAATCTCCACGAGCTACCATCAATCCATCACAATATGCAACGATCTTATCAATATTTTCTACAGCTTCTGGTTTTTCAATTTTTGCAATAATCGGGATTTTATGGTCGCTATGTTTTGTGATCAATTCTTCAAGTTGCATTAAATCTTCTGCATGACGTACAAAAGACAATGCCATCCAATCTACTTTTAAGCTACATGCGAAAATGGCATCTTCAATGTCTTTCTCGGTTAAAGCTGGTTGTGAAATATTTGTATTTGGAAGGTTCACTCCTTTTTTAGAACGTAAAGGTCCACCTTGAATGACACGTGCTTTGACTTCAGATTTTTTGTCTGTAGAAACGACTTCAAAAATTAACTTTCCGTCATCTAGTAAAATTCGTTCTCCTGCCTGTGCGTCTTGTGGGAAATTATCATACGTCATGTAGACTCGTTCTTTTGTGCCTTCAAAACGTTTTCCTGTAGCAAAAATGATTTCATCACCTTCATTAACAATAACCTCTCCTTTCATTACTCCAACTCTTAATTTTGGTCCTTGGAGATCTGCAAGTATTGATGCATTGAAGCCAAATTCTTCATTTAGGTCTCTAATCATTTTTACACGCTCTTCTACATCTTTATAGTCTGCATGGGAGAAATTGATTCTAAATACATTTACGCCTTCTTCAAGCATGCCCTTAAGTACTTCTTTTGTACTTGTTGCAGGTCCTAAGGTGGCAACTATTTTGGTTTTTTTTCTACGTAGCATTAGTTAAAAATTAAGTGATCTTTAGATTTTATTTTTTCAATATCTACACTGTAAGTTGTTATTACTTGAGGTATAGATTGTATTCTATTTAATATTATTTTTTCGTTAAAGTTTCTCTGTTCATTAGAAACTTTAATAAGATAATCTACTGTTTTAAGTTCTGGAAGTAAATTAACTGTTCTTGTTACTGTTGTTGAGTTCTCAAATAATGAACCCGAACTTTGAAGTGTTGCCTCATCTTTTTTACAAATATTGGATACGAGGTTCCAAACAGTATCTAATTTTTTATTTTCCCATTCGTAAATTGAAAAGGAGGCATCAAAATAATTATAGTCTAAATCTTGGAGCTTTCGTTGTAACTTTAAATCTAAATATTTATTTAAAAGATAAGCTAAACGAAAATCTTCTAATCTGCAATGTATCGCAATTAGCGAATAAGAAGCATCATAAAAATCGTCAACGAGTAACTTGTGTAATGCCATAATTAATCAACTACAAGTTGTAAATATAGCATAATATAGCTATTTAATTGTGAAGTTTATATTAATCTTACTCTACTAAAACTGCGAAAACGTTGTAGTTAACAAGTATTGGCTTGGGTAAAATAATATCCTTTAGATGGCTTTGCTTATTTCATTCTGAAACACAAAAAAAGCACGCTTTGAAGCTTTCTCTTCTGCTTTCTTTTTGGAAGTTGCTCTAGCTTTGGCGATAATTTTATGATCAATCGATAATTTAACTGAGAAATGTTTTAAGTCGTCATTACCAGTGTCTTCATAAACATTATAATCAAAAATTTTCTTTTCTTTTTGGCACCATTCTATCAACAAACTTTTGTAACTAATTACTCGACCTTCTAAAGTTTCAATGTCAACATGAGGTTTTATGACACGTTTATGGATAAAAGTTTCGCAACATTTATAACCTTTGTCTAGATAAATCGCACCAACTAAGGCCTCAAAAAGGTTACCATGAATATTGTTTCCGAAGTTAGATTTAGGAATTTTACTTTCTACCAAATCTATTAATTTTAATTCTTTCCCTAATTCATTGAGATGCTCCCTACTTACCACTTTAGAACGCATTTTGGTTAGATAACCTTCATCGCCATGAGGGACTTCTTCAAAAAGATAAGCTGCAATAACCGCACTAAGCATAGCATCTCCAACAAATTCTAAACGCTCATAATTAAGAGCATTACCCTTTTCGTCTTTAATATTCATAGATCTGTGCGTAAAAGCTTTTATGTATAAGGACTTATTTTTTACCTTATAACCAACGATCTTGTTGAGTATTAAAAAAAAATTCCCGTCTTTATCAGAACGGGAACTTTTTAATATGTTACGAATGAAGCTCATTCGAGATTTAATCTATTTTTTTAAACACTATGCATGCGTTGTGACCGCCAAATCCAAACGTATTACTCATAGCTACTTTAACATCTCTCTTTTGTGCTTTATTTAACGTTAAATTGAGATTAGAATCAATATTTTCATCAACAACCTCGTGATTTATTGTTGGAGGCACTATACCATGTTCCATTGCCAAGATAGATGCAATGGCTTCAATAGCTCCCGCAGCTCCCAATAAATGTCCAGTCATAGACTTTGTAGAGTTGATGTTTATATGTTTTGCATGATCTCCAAACACTTCAGAAATCGCTTTAAGTTCAGCAACATCTCCTAGAGGTGTTGATGTACCATGCGTGTTGATATGATCAACTTCTTCAGGTTTGATACCAGCATTATCCAAACAATTTTTCATTACCGCAATAACACCTATGCCATCTGGATGTGGTGCGGTCATGTGATGTGCATCAGACGATAAACCGCCTCCTAACACTTCAGCATAAATTTTAGCTCCTCTTGCTTTTGCATGCTCATATTCTTCAAGAATAATTGCTCCTGCTCCTTCTCCTAAGACAAAACCGTCTCTGGTTGCATCAAAAGGTCTAGAAGCTGTTTTTGGGCTTTCATTTCTTGTGGAAAGTGCATGCATGGCATTAAAACCACCCATTCCTGCAATGGTTACTGCTGCCTCACTTCCGCCCGTTACAATGACATCACAATGACCCAAACGAATCATATTTAATGAATCAAACATAGCATTGGCAGAGGATGCACACGCAGATACTGTTGTGTAATTAGGTCCCATAAATCCATGCTTAATAGAGATGTTTCCTGGCGCAATATCTGCAATCATTTTTGGGATAAAGAAAGGGTTAAATCTTGGTGTACCATCTCCAGATGCAAAGTTTAAAACTTCCTCTTGAAATGTTTCTAGACCTCCAATTCCTGCTCCCCAAATAACGCCAACTCGTAATTTATTTATTTTTTCTAGATCTAGCTTAGAATCTACGATAGCCTCATCTGAGGCTACCATAGCATACTGTGCAAATCTATCCATTTTACGAGCCTCTTTTCTATCAAAAAAATCGGTAGCGTTAAAGTTTTTTAATTCGCAAGCGAACTTTGTTTTGAACTTTTCAGTATCAAAATACGTTATTGGAGCAGCTCCACTTTTGCCACTTATTAATGCATCCCAATATTCATCTTTGGTATTGCCAATAGGTGTAAGTGCGCCTAGACCAGTAACTACAACTCGCTTTAATTCCATAAAAATTTTATTGAATTATTTTGCTTTTTCTATATAAGAGATCGCTTGACCAACTGTTGCGATATTTTCAGCTTGGTCGTCTGGGATTTGAATATCAAATTCTTTTTCAAATTCCATGATTAACTCGACAGTGTCTAATGAATCTGCTCCTAAATCGTTAGTGAAGCTCGCTTCAGTTACAACTTCGTTTTCATCAACTCCTAACTTGTCTACGATAATCGCTTTTACTCTTGATGCAATGTCTGACATAATTTTTTAATTTTAAGTTTTAATTAGGTCGCAAAAATAAAAAAACTTTATTTCAATACACACCTTTAGTTTAAAAATGTGATGGTAATTTAGTAAAATTACTTTGAAGATTTTATGTTTTACGTTCTAATTGTTAATTATTATTCTTTTTTTTGTTTTGAATAACACTAACTTTTTGTCTGTAAATGAAACGTATTGTAATTTTTGCGTCCGGAAGTGGCACTAATGCTGAAAATTTAATTAAGTTTTTTCACAACAGAGAATATGCTTCTGTCATTCAGGTGCTTACTAACAATCCTCATGCCAAAGTTTTGGATCGTGCCAAAAAACTTGATGTTAGTGCACTATCATTCAACAAAATAGCATTCAGCAAAACCGATGAAGTTTTAAATGTACTTCGGAATTCAAAACCCGACCTTATTATCCTAGCTGGTTTTTTATGGATGTTTCCGAAGCATATTTTAAACGAATTTCCTACAAAGGTGATTAACATCCATCCTGCGCTTTTACCAAAATATGGCGGAAAAGGCATGTATGGCATGCATGTTCATGAAGCTGTCGTTGCGAATAAAGAGACCGAAACTGGGATTACCATACATTACGTCAACGAACATTACGATGAAGGTGCTATTATTTTTCAGGCGAAATGTGCTGTGCTCGAAACCGATTCTGCCCAAGATGTTGCAGATAAGGTTCATGAATTAGAGATGGAACATTTTCCTAAGGTGGTTGATAAACTTTTAAATGAGTAAAAAAAAGAAAAAATACTACACCGTTTGGAAAGGTCATCACACAGGTGTATTTGAATCTTGGAACGACTGCAAAGCTCAAATCAAAAATTATGAGGGTGCCCAATACAAATCCTTCGCAACGTTTGATGCTGCTAAAAAAGCTCTAAAAGGAAACTACTTTGATTATATAGGTAAGAGCATATCTTTTAATAGTGAGCTCACTGCAGAACAACTTAAAAAGATAGGCAAGCCCAATTACAATTCCATTGCTGTTGATGCTGCATCTTCTGGCAATCCTGGTATCATGGAGTATCGTGGTGTCGACACCAAGTCTAAAAAACAACTATTTATACAAGGCCCTTTTGCTGAAGGCACCAATAATATTGGCGAGTTTCTAGCTTTGGTTCACGGTTTAGGCTTTCTAAAAAGACACAACAGCGATCGCATCATCTATACAGACTCTAAAACCGCAATGAGCTGGGTACGAAAAAAAACATGCAATTCTAAACTTAATCGCAATGCTAAAAACAAACCCGTATATGATTTGGTTGATCGCGCTGTGCAATGGCTAAAAGAGAACGATTATACTACGACTATTGTAAAATGGGAAACTAAAGCCTGGGGAGAAATTCCTGCAGATTTTGGGCGCAAATAAATTCGCATTTTAGTTCTTAAAAACCTTATATTTGCAGCAAATTTTAAACGCTTTATGAGCAAATTAGTGATAGTTGGTACAGTGGCTTTTGATGCTATTGAAACACCATTTGGAAAAACAGACAAGATTCTTGGAGGAGCAGCAACCTATATTGGTTTATCTGCTTCAAATTTTAATGTAGATGCAGCAGCAGTATCTGTTGTGGGTGGCGATTTTCCGCAGAAATATTTAGACCTTTTATCTGATAGAAATGTGAATACAGACGGTATTGAAATCGTAAAAGACGGTAAGACTTTTTTTTGGAGCGGGAAATACCATAACGATATGAATTCTCGTGATACTTTAGTTACAGAGTTAAATGTTTTAGAGCATTTTAACCCTGTTGTCCCTCAAGACTACAAAGAAGCTGAAGTTGTAATGCTTGGCAATTTACACCCAATGGTTCAACAAGGTGTATTAGACCAAATGGCGAAAAAGCCAAAACTGGCTATTTTAGATACCATGAATTTTTGGATGGATATTGCTTTAGAAGATTTATTGTCGGTAATTAAAAATGTAGATGTTATTACCATTAATGATGAAGAGGCAAGACAATTAACCGGAGAATATTCCCTTGTTGTTGCTGCACGAAAAATTCATGAAATGGGCCCTAAATATGTAGTGATCAAAAAAGGGGAACATGGCGCATTATTGTTTCATAACGAACATATGTTTTATGCACCTGCTTTACCCTTAGAGGAAGTCTTTGATCCAACCGGAGCAGGTGACACATTTGCTGGAGGTTTTGCTGGTTATTTAGCAAAGACCGAAGATTATAGTTTTGAGAATATGAAAAATGCGGTCATCTATGGATCTACACTGGCGAGTTTCTGTGTAGAGAAATTTGGCACAGAGCGCATGCAAAATTTGACTCAAAAGGATATTGAACACCGATTAAAAGAATTTAAAAAAATCACTCAATTTAATATTGAATTATCATAAACCAACGCGCTCAAAATTGAGCGCGTTTTTTTATTCTGAATTTGGTTCAGAATCTTTAATTTTGAAAGACTTAAAAATAACAACACAACAATGAGCGATGCTTTAAAACATGAATGCGGAATCGCACTCATAAGACTCAAAAAACCTTTAGAGTTCTATAAAGAAAAATACGGAAGCGCATTTTATGGCGTAAATAAAATGTATCTCATGATGGAAAAGCAGCACAATCGCGGACAAGATGGTGCTGGTTTTGCAAGTATTAAATTAGATACCAAGCCTGGTGAACGTTACATAAGTCGTGTGCGTTCAATTGCACAACAACCAATTCAAGATATTTTTGCACAAATAAATGAACGCATAAATGAAGAGTTAACTGAGCACCCAGAATATCAAGATAACGTAGCGCTCCAAAAACAACATGTACCATATATTGGAGAACTTTTTTTAGGTCACGTACGCTATGGTACCTTCGGAAAAAACAGTGTAGAGAGTGTCCATCCTTTTTTGAGGCAAAATAACTGGATGCATAGAAACCTTATTGTTGCAGGTAACTTTAACATGACCAATGTCAACCAACTATTTGATGGATTGGTGACATTGGGACAACATCCCAAAGAAAGGGCAGATACCATTACCATAATGGAAAAAATTGGCCACTTTCTAGATGACGCTGTCGCAAAAATCTACAAGAAATTAAAAAAAGAAGGATATAGTAAAAATGAATGTTCTCCATTAATTGCAGACCGTTTAAATGTTTCTAAAATATTAAAGAAAGCATCTAAAAACTGGGATGGCGGATATGCAATGGCAGGACTTTTAGGTCATGGGGACTCTTTTGTTTTAAGAGATCCGTCGGGAATTAGACCAGCTTATTACTATGAAGATGATGAAATTGTCGTTGTAGCTTCAGAGCGTCCTGTGATTCAAACTGTTTTTAATGTTGATTTTGATGATGTTAAGGAATTGGCACCTGGTCATGCTATTATTACAAAAAAATCTGGCAAGGTACATATAGAGCAAATTATTGAACCTCTAGAGCGCAAAGCATGTTCATTTGAGCGTATTTATTTTTCTCGAGGCAGTGATGCAGAAATCTATCAAGAACGTAAAAATCTAGGTAAATTACTAATGCCAAAAGTACTTGAGGCTATTGATGGAGACACCAAAAACACGGTGTTTTCCTATATTCCCAATACTGCGGAAACGTCTTTCTTCGGAATGATAGAAACCGTAGAAAAACATTTAAACGAGCGTAAAACACAAGCTATTTTGAACGGTGGCGGAAAGCTTTCCGCAGAAAAAGTCACCGAAATACTATCTGAAAGACCTCGTATTGAAAAAATAGCAATCAAAGATGTTAAGCTTAGAACCTTTATTACAGAAGATAGTAGTCGTGACGACTTAGTAGCTCACGTTTATGATGTCACTTACGGTGTTATCAAACCAACAGATAATTTGGTGATTATTGACGATAGTATTGTAAGAGGTACAACACTTAAAATGAGTATTGTTAAAATGATGGATCGCCTCAACCCTAAACAAATAGTTGTTGTTTCCTCTGCACCTCAAATTCGATATCCAGATTGTTACGGTATTGATATGGCAAATCTTGAAAGCTTGATTGCTTTTAGGGCTATGCTAGAATTATTGAGAGAAAATGGCAAATATCATTTAGTCGAGGATGTTTATCACAAATGCAAAGCTCAATTAGAATTAAAAGATAAAGAGGTTAAGAATTTTGTGAAAGATTTATACAGCCAATTTACTGCAGATGAAATTTCTGATAAAATTGCTGAACTTATTTCTGATCCCTCTGTAAAAGCTAAAGTAAAAACGATCTTTCAACCTATTGAGAATTTACATAAGGCTTGTCCTAAAAATTTAGGAGATTGGTACTTTACGGGAAATTACCCTACGCCAGGAGGTAATCGCGTGGTTAACAGAGCATTTGTAAACTTTTATGAAGGTAATAAGGAAAGAGCATACTAGATAACATACTGAAATATGGCACTTTATCCTAAAAAAATTGACATTTAACGGATAAAACTGCATTTCATCTAATATTTAATAACGTTTATCTAAATAACGCATACATTGGACTCACCATAACATAAGTAGGTTAAGTTCATGGTAGATTTGGGGCAAAAAAAGGTGAACTTCTGTTCACCTTTTTTTATGGGCATAAATCAAGCTCTTATTCGATTTACATGACAGCTATGGGATCTCAAATTTTATCCTAGACATTTTATAAAATGTATATTATCTAAAGAATACGCGCTTTTTCCCGTTTAAGCCAATTTATTCGTCGTTTGTCTAAAAAATAATCTTTTAATTAAAACTGCTGTTATATTTGTTTCACCATAACATAAGTAGGTTAAGTTTATGGTAGATTTGGGGCAAAAAAGTCGGACTCTCGTCCGGCTTTTTTCATTTTAAGCTAAACTCATTTTCTTTTTTCCGAAGTAAAAAAAAAGCAAACCCAATGGATTTGCTTTCTATATTGATAATGTTCACAAGATTTAGCTTTGTCACTTTGACTGCTAGTCGCAGTCGAACTCTGCAATCTTGATAGTATTATTTACTTTGCTTCTGCGTAACGACGCTCAACTTCATTCCAATTGATCACTTTAAAGAAAGCATCAATATAGTCTGGTCTTCTGTTTTGGTAGTTTAAATAGTATGCGTGTTCCCAAACATCCAGTCCTAAAATTGGTGTACCTTCACAACCAACTCCTGGCATTAATGGATTGTCTTGGTTTGGTGTTGAGCAAACTTCAACTTTTCCGCCTTTATGGACGCATAACCAAGCCCAACCTGATCCAAACTGAGTTGCTGCTGCTTTACTGAAAGCTTCCATAAATGCATCTTTAGATCCAAATGCTTTTTCAATAGCATCTTTTAAATCTCCAGATAAATTTCCTCTTCCTTCTGGATTCATCACTTCCCAAAATAAGGAGTGATTGTAAAATCCGCCACCATTATTTCTAACTGCTTTATTATCCATGTCTAAATTTGACAGGATATTTTCAATAGTTTTTCCTTCGTGATCGGTTCCTTTGATGGCATCATTAAGTTTATTTGTATAACCTTGGTGATGTTTTGTATGATGTATTTCCATTGTACGAGCATCAATATGTGGTTCTAATGCATCGTATGCGTATTTTAATTTCGGTAATTCGAAAGCCATAGTATTATTGGTTTTTGTTGTTAATAATTTATTCTCTCAAATTTAAGCATAATACAGCGTAATTGAAAATTATAAAGCCCACAGGTACCAATACTTATGAAAATTTTAACGTTATCAAACATTTTATGGTGCGTATTTTTTCTTCGGAAAATTTATTGGCAAAATACCGATAAGATAAATGGGTTTTTTATCTTGTATGAAAATTTATAAGTGAGTTCATCTTCTGCTTTTACGATTTACAATGCTTCTGCTGGAAGCGGGAAAACCTATACACTAGTCCAGGATTATCTCAAGATTTTGTTTACTTCTAAAAGTAAGTTGGCGTTTAGAAATATCTTGGCACTTACGTTTACCAATAAAGCGGTTGGGGAAATGAAAGAGCGTATTATTGATATGTTCAAGATATTTTCCGAAGAAAAAATATTGGACACACCAAACGATATGTTCAAAGAACTGTCGAGTGATTTAAATCTATCTCCAAAGGAGCTTCAAGAAAAGTCAAAACTGCTTTTAGAAACGATTATTCATAACTATGCTGCCTTTGACATTTCTACAATAGATAAATTTAACCATAGGCTTATTAGAACTTTTGCTTATGATCTTAAACTACCTATAAATTTTGAGGTAGAATTAGATACTGCAACCATACTCGCAAAAGCAGTTGACAAACTCATTGACAGAGCTGGAAGTGATGAGCAGCTCACTAAAGTATTGGTGGATTTTGCCATCGAAAAAACCGACGATAATAAAAGTTGGGATATTTCATTCGATTTTAACGCTATTGCACAATTGCTAGTGAATGAAAATGACATGCATTATCTAGATTTGCTCAAGAATAAAACACTGCAAGACTTTAAGGCGCTTAAAAATAATCTGCTTACACAAAAAAACGTACTTGAAAAACAAATTATTGATGTCGCTAACGGTGTTCTCGATATAATAGAAAATGCTCAATTGGAGCACAGTGATTTTTCAAGCAGTTACTTGCCAAAACATTTTATAAAGCTTTCAATAGCAGATTTTAATGTAGCCTTATCTAATAAATGGCAAACAGACCTGTTAGAAGGTGGCTCAATTTATCCAAAACGCGTCTCTGCAGATGTTGAAGCCACAATAGATAATTTGCGACCTCAATTAATAGAGGCTTTTCAAATTTCTAAAATAGCCATATTTAGGATTAAATTCCTTTTAAATGCGTTAAAAAATATCACGCCACTATCTGTTTTGAGTGCTATAGGCAAAACACTTCAGGATATAAAGGACGAGGATGATATTTTGTTGATTTCAGAGTTTAACGCTATCATCAATACCGAAATAAAATCACAACCAGCGCCATACATCTATGAACGTATTGGAGAAAAATTTAAACATTATTTTATTGACGAGTTTCAGGATACTTCTAGCTTACAATGGGAAAATCTCATTCCGTTAATAAATAATATCGTTTCTGGAGAAAATTTAAAAGGAGAAACTGGTACTGCGATGTTGGTTGGCGATGCCAAACAGGCTATTTACAGATGGCGTGGTGGAAGAGCAGAGCAGTTTATAGAATTATACAATGAGAATTCTACTCCATTCTCAATATCTCAAAATGTTAAAAACCTTCCTCATAATTATCGTAGTCATTCAACCATAGTAGAATTCAATAATACCTTTTTTAATCATATTGCAGATGTTTCATTTTCTAATGCGCAACATCAACATATATTTAAAAATGCTGTACAACAGCAAATCATTGATAAAACGGGTTATGTAGAATTATCTTTTTTAGAAACCAAAGATCAGGACAGAGATCAATTGCAATGTGAGGCGGTTTTAGGTGCTATTACAAAAGCACAAGAGAATGGTTTCAAAAATAGGGATATTTGCGTAATCGTTAGAAAAAAGAAAGAAGGTTTCGCCGTAGCAGAATTTTTGACCAATCTAAATATTGATATTATTTCTTCGGAAAGCTTACTCATAAAGAATGCTCCCGAAGTCCAGTTCATCAATCAACTCATCACCTTAACCTTACAGCCAGAAAATAATGAAGTTAAAATTCATCTTTTAAATTTTATAGCAGATAGCAATTCAAATATCAACGATAACCATGAATTTTTTGAGAACCTCATTCATTTAAAAAGCAATCGGTTTTTTGAAAAACTAAATACATTTGGGTACCATTTTAATTTCCATGAGTTTTTACAGCTCCCAATCTATGAGGCGATAGAAAGTATTATAAGGGGTTATAATTTGAACAATAACTCAAATGCTTACCTCCAATTTTATTTGGACGAAGTTTTTGACTATTCGCAAAAATACAATGCAAGTTTTCAAGGCTTATTGGCCTATTGGGAGCAAAAGAAAGACAAATTAAGCATTGTATCTCCATCCAATAAAGATGCCATAGAGATTATGACGATCCATAAATCTAAAGGTTTGGAATTTCCGGTGGTTATTTTCCCGTATGCTAATCAAGACATTTATTTTGATATGAATCCGAAGGTTTGGTTTCCTGTAGATGAAAAGAAATTTAATGGCTTTTCCCATTTATACATCAATCTAAATAAAGATCTAGAATCGTTTAATGAATTAGGTGAAGAGGTCTATTCTGAATATCGCTCACAATTAGAATTAGATAGTTTGAACTTGTTATACGTAGTTTTAACCAGAGCAATTGAACAGTTGTATATCATTTCAGAATACGATGTAGAGCGAAAAAACGAAAGCGAAAAAATGACGCTTTATTCGGGATTGTTTATCAACTATCTAAAAGCTATTGAGAAATGGAGTGATAATGTTCTAACGTACCGTTTTGGTGAGAGCGGTAGAACTTCCGAAGAAAAAATAAATAAAGAACAAAAAATTAATATCGAACAACAAAAGCTCATCTCCACAAAAAAGGAGGAACATAATCTCAATATCATCACAAGTTCTGGCTATTTATGGGATACAGACCAGGAAAAGGCCATTGAGCACGGTGATTTGGTACATGAAATTATGGCTCATATATCAACTTTAGACGATGTGGATTTTGCACTTGAACATTTTCTAAGTTCTGGAACTATCAATACTGAACAATTTGAGGACTTAAAAACCATAATACATCGCATTGTAAATCACAAAGACCTTAAACCCTATTTTGATCAAAACCTCACGATATACAATGAGC
It contains:
- a CDS encoding superoxide dismutase yields the protein MAFELPKLKYAYDALEPHIDARTMEIHHTKHHQGYTNKLNDAIKGTDHEGKTIENILSNLDMDNKAVRNNGGGFYNHSLFWEVMNPEGRGNLSGDLKDAIEKAFGSKDAFMEAFSKAAATQFGSGWAWLCVHKGGKVEVCSTPNQDNPLMPGVGCEGTPILGLDVWEHAYYLNYQNRRPDYIDAFFKVINWNEVERRYAEAK
- a CDS encoding UvrD-helicase domain-containing protein, with amino-acid sequence MSSSSAFTIYNASAGSGKTYTLVQDYLKILFTSKSKLAFRNILALTFTNKAVGEMKERIIDMFKIFSEEKILDTPNDMFKELSSDLNLSPKELQEKSKLLLETIIHNYAAFDISTIDKFNHRLIRTFAYDLKLPINFEVELDTATILAKAVDKLIDRAGSDEQLTKVLVDFAIEKTDDNKSWDISFDFNAIAQLLVNENDMHYLDLLKNKTLQDFKALKNNLLTQKNVLEKQIIDVANGVLDIIENAQLEHSDFSSSYLPKHFIKLSIADFNVALSNKWQTDLLEGGSIYPKRVSADVEATIDNLRPQLIEAFQISKIAIFRIKFLLNALKNITPLSVLSAIGKTLQDIKDEDDILLISEFNAIINTEIKSQPAPYIYERIGEKFKHYFIDEFQDTSSLQWENLIPLINNIVSGENLKGETGTAMLVGDAKQAIYRWRGGRAEQFIELYNENSTPFSISQNVKNLPHNYRSHSTIVEFNNTFFNHIADVSFSNAQHQHIFKNAVQQQIIDKTGYVELSFLETKDQDRDQLQCEAVLGAITKAQENGFKNRDICVIVRKKKEGFAVAEFLTNLNIDIISSESLLIKNAPEVQFINQLITLTLQPENNEVKIHLLNFIADSNSNINDNHEFFENLIHLKSNRFFEKLNTFGYHFNFHEFLQLPIYEAIESIIRGYNLNNNSNAYLQFYLDEVFDYSQKYNASFQGLLAYWEQKKDKLSIVSPSNKDAIEIMTIHKSKGLEFPVVIFPYANQDIYFDMNPKVWFPVDEKKFNGFSHLYINLNKDLESFNELGEEVYSEYRSQLELDSLNLLYVVLTRAIEQLYIISEYDVERKNESEKMTLYSGLFINYLKAIEKWSDNVLTYRFGESGRTSEEKINKEQKINIEQQKLISTKKEEHNLNIITSSGYLWDTDQEKAIEHGDLVHEIMAHISTLDDVDFALEHFLSSGTINTEQFEDLKTIIHRIVNHKDLKPYFDQNLTIYNERDVISKNGRIYRPDRIVVDSNNQATIIDYKTGLQDSKHREQLFDYQYILEEMNFNVVRKVLIYINDDIVIKEF